A single Arcobacter sp. FWKO B DNA region contains:
- a CDS encoding DUF4198 domain-containing protein, with amino-acid sequence MLKVLKKVNGLVLASAMTIGLTNVAFAHDFWLYSNDYNPNLAKLGASTKIYFGWGHGFPIDDPLSKDKVEELYIKNAKGKTIIEPKQASGVFVDKIVLKEQGSYVVGGIMQGGILSYTLDDKGDKVKHIGKGKKDGLKNLVSSTFYQKFAKAIINVGDSKDDVFSQPIGHTFEIIPLDNPKDLKQNDFISIKVVHNSKPVSGADVYATYAGFSKSGDFSYATHTNKEGIAKVRLSTLGHWMIKSNIQIEPTKEQKKDFDEISYSATINFEVY; translated from the coding sequence ATGTTAAAAGTATTAAAAAAAGTAAACGGTTTGGTTTTGGCTTCAGCGATGACTATTGGCTTGACAAATGTAGCATTTGCACATGATTTTTGGCTATATTCAAATGATTATAATCCAAATTTAGCAAAACTAGGTGCTAGTACAAAGATTTATTTTGGGTGGGGGCATGGTTTTCCTATAGATGACCCATTATCAAAAGATAAAGTAGAAGAACTATATATCAAAAATGCAAAAGGTAAGACAATCATAGAACCAAAGCAAGCAAGTGGAGTTTTTGTAGATAAAATTGTTTTGAAAGAGCAAGGGTCTTATGTAGTTGGTGGAATAATGCAAGGTGGAATACTCTCTTATACGCTAGATGATAAAGGAGATAAAGTAAAACATATTGGCAAAGGCAAAAAAGATGGCTTAAAAAATCTAGTTTCAAGTACATTTTATCAAAAATTTGCAAAAGCAATTATAAATGTAGGTGATTCAAAAGATGATGTTTTCTCTCAACCAATAGGGCATACTTTTGAAATAATACCTTTGGATAATCCAAAAGATTTGAAACAAAATGATTTTATAAGTATCAAAGTTGTACATAATAGCAAGCCAGTATCAGGGGCAGATGTATATGCAACATATGCAGGATTTTCAAAAAGTGGCGATTTTTCTTATGCAACACATACAAACAAAGAGGGTATAGCAAAAGTTAGATTATCAACTTTAGGTCATTGGATGATTAAAAGTAATATCCAAATAGAACCAACAAAAGAACAGAAAAAAGATTTTGATGAAATTTCCTATTCAGCAACTATAAATTTTGAGGTATATTAG
- the metE gene encoding 5-methyltetrahydropteroyltriglutamate--homocysteine S-methyltransferase, whose product MQKNSIVGFPRIGEKRELKFTLEKFWAKGCEFDEVEKTANELKIRHWEYQKNAGIELISSNDFSYYDGMLDTIMMLGCVPQRFATIQNKTEQYFAMARGYKDGVAMAMTKWFNTNYHYIVPELHKNQSFRLDSTKIISEYKQAKEIGLKTKINLIGAVTFLGLSTTDGSDKFLHFAKVVDIYSELLSEISSLDDEVIVQFDEPYFAKEPTNGELGLLKNCYDKLANISPNIKIIVTTYFEHSNEATKILVNTPIWAMGLDFVAGEKNLQSLDWIAKSDKILFAGVVNGRNIWKNDLQKSIKLLHTIGEIIPKDKIIITSSCSLLHSPFTLKYEQKLDSELKNWLSFAVEKLDEVAILSKLFFNEPLSQKDKEFVQNNQKAIESKKTSSKIHNLDVNKRVQNISSWERELEVSKRLKIQRETLKYPDLATTTIGSFPQTNELRNVRKEYKQKTISLEDYEAYIKSYIDDCIKKQESIGLDVLVHGEPERNDMVEYFGEQMNGFAFSSNGWVQSYGARCVKPPILYGDVSLDAPMTTKWITYAQSITNKIVKGMLTGPVTIINWSFVRDDLPKSQIAYQIALCLADEIDDLQKNGIKIIQVDEAAFKEGYPLRAENISDYENWAVKSFKLSVSSAYTQTQIHTHMCYSEFGDIIHTIEAMDADVITIETAKSGNRLLQIFKSSGYSKEIGPGVYDIHSPRIPSVQEIETQIQLLLEVLPKEQLWINPDCGLKTRKWEEVTPALANMVQAVKKFR is encoded by the coding sequence ATGCAAAAAAATAGCATAGTCGGGTTTCCTAGAATCGGGGAAAAAAGAGAATTGAAGTTTACTTTGGAGAAATTCTGGGCAAAAGGGTGTGAGTTTGATGAAGTTGAAAAAACCGCAAATGAACTAAAAATAAGACATTGGGAATACCAAAAAAATGCAGGGATTGAGCTTATTAGCTCAAATGATTTTTCATATTACGACGGTATGCTTGATACTATCATGATGTTAGGATGTGTACCGCAAAGGTTTGCAACTATCCAAAACAAGACAGAACAATACTTTGCAATGGCTAGAGGTTATAAAGATGGTGTTGCTATGGCAATGACAAAATGGTTTAATACAAACTACCACTATATAGTACCTGAACTTCACAAAAACCAAAGCTTTAGACTTGATAGCACTAAGATAATATCAGAGTACAAACAAGCCAAAGAAATAGGACTTAAAACCAAAATCAACCTAATAGGTGCAGTGACTTTTCTTGGACTTAGTACTACAGATGGAAGTGATAAGTTTTTGCATTTTGCAAAGGTTGTTGATATTTATAGTGAGCTTTTGAGTGAGATTTCAAGCCTTGATGATGAAGTAATAGTGCAGTTTGATGAGCCGTATTTTGCAAAAGAACCTACAAATGGAGAGCTTGGACTTTTGAAAAATTGTTATGATAAACTTGCAAATATATCACCAAATATCAAGATAATAGTAACAACATATTTTGAACACTCAAACGAAGCTACAAAAATACTTGTAAACACTCCAATTTGGGCTATGGGACTAGACTTTGTAGCAGGTGAGAAAAATCTACAAAGCTTAGATTGGATAGCAAAAAGTGATAAGATACTATTTGCTGGTGTGGTAAATGGTAGAAATATTTGGAAAAATGATTTACAAAAAAGTATCAAACTTTTACATACTATAGGTGAGATAATCCCAAAAGATAAAATCATAATCACAAGTAGTTGCTCTTTACTTCACTCCCCTTTTACTCTAAAATATGAACAAAAGCTTGATAGTGAACTGAAAAATTGGCTAAGTTTTGCTGTAGAAAAGCTTGATGAAGTGGCGATTTTGTCAAAACTATTTTTCAATGAACCTTTGAGTCAAAAGGATAAAGAGTTTGTTCAAAACAACCAAAAAGCAATAGAATCCAAAAAAACATCATCAAAAATACATAATCTTGATGTAAACAAAAGAGTCCAAAATATATCTTCTTGGGAAAGAGAACTAGAAGTAAGCAAAAGACTAAAAATCCAAAGAGAAACTCTAAAATACCCTGATTTAGCGACTACTACTATAGGTTCATTTCCTCAAACAAACGAACTAAGGAATGTAAGAAAAGAGTACAAGCAAAAAACAATTTCACTTGAAGATTATGAAGCTTATATCAAATCTTATATTGATGATTGTATCAAAAAGCAAGAAAGCATTGGGCTTGATGTACTAGTACACGGTGAACCTGAGAGAAATGATATGGTTGAGTATTTTGGAGAACAAATGAACGGTTTTGCTTTTAGTTCAAACGGCTGGGTTCAAAGCTATGGTGCTAGATGTGTAAAACCCCCTATTTTATACGGTGATGTAAGCCTTGATGCTCCAATGACAACCAAATGGATAACTTATGCACAAAGTATTACAAACAAAATAGTAAAAGGGATGCTTACAGGTCCTGTTACTATCATCAACTGGTCTTTTGTAAGAGATGATTTACCAAAAAGCCAAATAGCTTATCAAATAGCACTTTGTTTGGCTGATGAGATAGATGACTTGCAAAAAAACGGTATCAAAATAATCCAAGTAGATGAAGCAGCATTTAAAGAAGGCTATCCTTTGAGAGCTGAAAATATAAGTGACTATGAAAATTGGGCAGTAAAAAGCTTCAAACTATCAGTTAGCTCCGCATACACTCAAACACAAATCCACACACATATGTGTTATAGTGAGTTTGGTGATATCATCCATACCATAGAAGCAATGGATGCCGATGTGATTACTATAGAAACCGCAAAAAGTGGAAATAGATTGTTGCAAATTTTTAAAAGTTCAGGATATTCAAAAGAGATAGGCCCAGGAGTTTATGATATACATAGCCCAAGGATTCCAAGTGTGCAAGAGATAGAAACTCAAATACAACTTCTTTTGGAAGTACTACCAAAAGAACAGCTTTGGATAAATCCTGATTGTGGATTAAAAACACGAAAATGGGAAGAAGTAACCCCAGCTTTAGCCAATATGGTGCAAGCTGTTAAAAAGTTTAGATAA
- a CDS encoding FeoB-associated Cys-rich membrane protein, with amino-acid sequence MLETIFIGLIFVWAVYFIYKSLFKSGGCGCGKNSCSKK; translated from the coding sequence ATGTTAGAAACAATTTTTATAGGACTTATCTTTGTTTGGGCTGTTTATTTTATCTACAAATCACTCTTTAAAAGTGGTGGTTGTGGATGTGGGAAGAATAGCTGTTCTAAAAAGTAA
- a CDS encoding Fur family transcriptional regulator produces the protein MENKNFDSFIKSFTAYLKKSGLSNTIQKEAILKVLFEEAGHLNAEEIATIVKKKYKINIGIATVYRNLNFLENSNIVSAIVKDSSNTKSYEISIDGHHDHIICTQCGKVVEFFDEDIEKSQLEIAQSNGFTIESHNMTIYGICSECKGK, from the coding sequence ATGGAAAACAAAAACTTTGATTCTTTTATAAAAAGCTTTACAGCGTATCTCAAAAAATCTGGATTATCAAATACAATCCAAAAAGAAGCTATCTTAAAAGTCCTTTTTGAAGAAGCTGGGCATCTAAATGCTGAAGAAATAGCTACAATAGTAAAGAAGAAATATAAGATAAATATAGGCATTGCTACAGTTTACAGAAATCTGAACTTTTTGGAAAACTCCAATATAGTATCAGCAATAGTAAAAGATAGCTCAAATACGAAAAGTTATGAAATATCTATTGATGGTCACCATGACCATATAATCTGTACACAATGTGGTAAAGTCGTAGAATTTTTTGATGAAGATATAGAAAAATCTCAACTAGAAATTGCTCAATCAAATGGTTTTACTATAGAATCACACAATATGACAATCTACGGTATTTGTTCTGAATGTAAAGGTAAATAA
- the ftnA gene encoding non-heme ferritin, whose product MLSQQMIEKLNEQVNLEMYSSNIYLAMSAWCSSKGLLGSAKFLKDHSTEELSHAYKLFDYINETGSLAKIGQIDAPMSDFSDIKDVFHKTYEHELKVSKSIFELVDAALNEKDYATFNFLQWYVTEQHEEEKLFKDIIDKIDIIGTDGRGLFMIDREIGNLIK is encoded by the coding sequence ATGTTGTCACAACAAATGATTGAGAAATTAAATGAACAAGTGAATTTGGAGATGTATTCATCTAATATTTATCTAGCAATGAGTGCATGGTGTTCAAGTAAGGGTTTACTTGGAAGTGCAAAGTTTTTAAAAGACCACTCAACAGAAGAGCTAAGTCATGCTTATAAGCTTTTTGATTATATAAATGAAACAGGGTCTTTGGCAAAAATTGGTCAAATAGATGCACCTATGAGTGATTTTTCAGATATAAAAGATGTGTTTCACAAAACTTATGAACATGAATTGAAAGTGTCAAAATCTATTTTTGAGCTAGTTGATGCAGCATTAAATGAAAAAGATTACGCAACTTTTAATTTCTTGCAATGGTATGTAACAGAACAACATGAAGAAGAAAAACTTTTCAAAGATATTATTGATAAGATAGATATTATCGGTACTGATGGAAGAGGGTTGTTTATGATAGATAGAGAAATTGGGAATTTGATTAAGTAA
- a CDS encoding flavodoxin, with protein sequence MIPVFFTSSTGNSETAAKKIAKELGDAQIFDLAKVGVDAIKNHDKLIIGTSTWGEGELQDDFEELWDKFADIDFSGKTVALFGLGDQDGYSYNYCDAMGLIYNQVVQNGGTVVGSYFDGDYEFEESVAYKNGRFVGLPLDEDNQSDLTDSRIKSWCGEIKESF encoded by the coding sequence ATGATACCTGTGTTTTTTACAAGTAGTACAGGAAACAGCGAAACAGCTGCAAAAAAAATTGCAAAAGAGTTAGGTGATGCACAAATATTTGATTTGGCAAAAGTTGGTGTGGATGCGATAAAAAACCATGATAAACTTATTATTGGTACATCTACATGGGGTGAGGGTGAGTTGCAAGATGACTTTGAAGAGCTTTGGGATAAGTTTGCTGATATAGATTTTAGTGGTAAAACAGTAGCACTTTTTGGTCTTGGTGATCAAGATGGATATTCTTATAATTACTGCGATGCTATGGGACTTATTTATAACCAAGTAGTACAAAATGGTGGTACTGTGGTTGGAAGTTATTTTGACGGGGATTATGAATTTGAAGAATCAGTTGCTTACAAAAATGGCAGATTTGTAGGACTTCCTTTAGATGAGGATAATCAAAGTGATTTGACTGATAGTCGTATCAAGTCTTGGTGCGGGGAAATTAAAGAGAGTTTCTAA
- the exbB gene encoding TonB-system energizer ExbB, with amino-acid sequence MEFLKDYVEYAVLAVLLIMSFVAVSITIERYFFYRKVNLKQYKTKNEVEIGLTNNLSALSIIGSNAPYIGLLGTVAGIMIVFYDMGMQSSIDPNVIVIGLSMALKVTAVGLLVAIPTTMIYNMYLRKADTLIGKWEDEIA; translated from the coding sequence ATGGAATTTTTGAAAGATTATGTGGAATATGCTGTTTTGGCTGTATTGCTTATTATGAGTTTTGTGGCGGTCAGTATTACTATAGAGCGATATTTTTTCTATAGAAAAGTAAATCTTAAACAGTACAAAACAAAGAATGAAGTTGAAATAGGACTTACAAACAACCTATCAGCTCTTTCTATCATAGGCTCAAATGCTCCTTATATAGGGCTTCTTGGGACTGTTGCAGGGATTATGATAGTTTTTTATGATATGGGTATGCAATCAAGTATTGACCCAAATGTGATAGTAATAGGACTTTCAATGGCATTGAAAGTCACAGCAGTTGGGCTTCTTGTGGCAATACCTACGACTATGATTTATAATATGTATTTAAGAAAAGCTGACACACTTATAGGAAAATGGGAAGATGAGATCGCTTAA
- a CDS encoding biopolymer transporter ExbD, with the protein MRSLKKTEGMNVIPFIDVLLVLLAIVFVISNFIALGKIEINLPQASNIEQIEEIKHNIVVSEDRKYYINDKEVCKRKLEEAIKTFTKDDTVTISSDKHSLYEDFIFVIDLLKQYNVDKVSMVVKK; encoded by the coding sequence ATGAGATCGCTTAAAAAAACAGAAGGGATGAATGTTATCCCATTTATTGATGTATTACTTGTACTTCTTGCTATAGTATTTGTAATATCAAATTTTATAGCTCTAGGTAAAATAGAGATAAATTTGCCCCAAGCATCAAATATCGAGCAGATTGAAGAGATAAAGCATAATATAGTGGTTTCAGAAGACAGAAAATATTATATAAATGATAAAGAAGTATGTAAAAGAAAATTAGAAGAAGCTATAAAAACATTTACAAAAGATGACACAGTAACAATAAGTTCTGATAAACATTCATTATATGAAGATTTTATTTTTGTGATAGATTTATTGAAACAATACAATGTGGATAAAGTATCAATGGTGGTGAAAAAATGA
- the hemP gene encoding hemin uptake protein HemP, whose translation MTKKMDNFIRIIDSNSLFKGSNVVEVVHKGTIYVMRITKDGKLILTK comes from the coding sequence ATGACAAAGAAAATGGATAATTTTATAAGAATCATAGATTCAAACTCTTTATTTAAAGGTAGCAATGTAGTAGAAGTGGTACACAAAGGTACAATTTATGTAATGAGAATTACTAAAGATGGGAAGTTGATACTGACTAAGTAG
- a CDS encoding energy transducer TonB gives MATKRLTQKSYLVSFLIHSVVFFGYLWFINTKTDIHKASENVSFEISLSQFVEPSPPAPVVQEIIPPKPIEQPKPIKQEVVIPVKPIVKEKPIVPIEPVQEAVQEPAKEVAVEETKSIVMPQPALSNEQISQAFVQTNFTIIRDMVLKNLIYPNMAKRMGHTGVVEMTLVIDTNGKLLKYFISKSSDSKLLDKAAIDSVEKVAYVEFPKPEVQSTIILPVSFRLN, from the coding sequence ATGGCAACAAAAAGATTGACTCAAAAGAGTTATTTGGTATCATTTTTGATACATAGTGTAGTATTTTTTGGATATTTATGGTTTATAAATACAAAAACAGATATACACAAAGCTAGTGAAAATGTAAGCTTTGAGATAAGTTTGAGTCAGTTTGTTGAGCCTAGTCCACCTGCTCCTGTAGTACAAGAAATCATACCTCCAAAACCTATAGAACAACCAAAACCAATAAAGCAAGAGGTTGTAATACCAGTTAAACCAATAGTAAAAGAAAAGCCCATAGTTCCCATAGAGCCAGTACAAGAGGCAGTTCAAGAACCAGCTAAAGAAGTGGCAGTTGAAGAAACAAAATCTATAGTTATGCCACAGCCAGCTTTGTCAAATGAGCAAATAAGCCAAGCTTTTGTACAAACCAATTTTACTATTATCCGTGATATGGTACTAAAAAATCTCATATATCCAAATATGGCAAAAAGAATGGGGCATACAGGTGTAGTTGAGATGACTTTAGTGATAGATACAAATGGAAAACTTTTGAAATATTTTATCTCAAAAAGCTCAGACTCAAAACTACTAGATAAAGCAGCAATAGATTCTGTTGAAAAAGTAGCATATGTAGAGTTTCCAAAACCAGAGGTTCAATCTACTATTATTCTTCCTGTTAGTTTTAGATTGAATTAA
- a CDS encoding TonB-dependent receptor plug domain-containing protein, which yields MNVKKIVGLSLVASVFLYANDVYKLDEVVTIGTKTASSVSDLPMQVAVIGAEDIQNSGASNVGEILNSEGSIYLQTSGSNGATMSIRGMAHGDTLYLIDGKRVTGEFSKTYELDRIPASMIERIEIVKGSSSLLYGSDAMGGVINIITKKPQESFGGDVTLTHGKNKNGADLFVYGSKDKTSYRLYSSYLKRDAFRKKQNTDVKVMQAGAETSPSALIGGGNWATLRTNLSDSYQVNQDYQDELKLKSIGGGITHLVNDYFKIDFDMSYLKEDKKSEYISNSYASNYIQGGNKIMTRYMPAEQTDDNKRITLGSGLTWNPNDNLELRYNISYSKYEKDRKVYTPLWAELGYTSKEASLSGLNLSTIKHINNDFLATYSIDENNRVLTGLDYRITDVKSTAYNVDDRKYKAIFAQHEYRPLEKLNLVYGARYDKDTIGDGETSFSLGGTYDIASNSKLKANYSQGFRTPDDRELYVDQTNPNGRKMLGATVIDTTAGKTTTWDLKPETSETVELGFITKGDIWSFDVTAFKTDIKDRISQMTKGVGATQYQTFENVSKSEIKGYESSFAVSPRDDFMAKVTYSDIDAKNKTDNKKITGTPENLASLTLSYFPRGDIELRSITKYVGKQTNSDDEKIGGFSLTNVKVVYSNAFKNTDLFAGVDNVFGKTIPDDLGAIEKSNYYVGMKYKF from the coding sequence ATGAATGTTAAAAAGATAGTTGGTTTAAGTTTGGTGGCATCTGTATTCTTATATGCAAATGATGTTTATAAGCTTGATGAAGTGGTCACAATAGGTACGAAAACGGCAAGTTCTGTGTCTGATTTGCCTATGCAAGTGGCTGTAATAGGTGCTGAAGATATACAAAATAGTGGTGCTTCAAATGTGGGTGAGATACTAAACAGTGAGGGAAGTATATATCTTCAAACATCAGGAAGCAATGGTGCTACTATGAGTATCAGAGGTATGGCTCATGGTGATACGCTTTATTTGATAGATGGCAAAAGGGTGACTGGGGAGTTTAGTAAGACTTATGAGCTTGATAGGATTCCTGCATCTATGATAGAACGCATTGAGATAGTCAAGGGTAGTTCATCTTTGCTTTATGGTAGTGATGCTATGGGTGGGGTTATCAATATAATCACAAAAAAACCTCAAGAGAGTTTTGGCGGTGATGTGACACTCACTCATGGCAAAAATAAAAACGGTGCAGATTTGTTTGTATATGGTTCAAAAGACAAAACCTCTTATAGACTTTATTCAAGTTATCTCAAAAGGGATGCTTTTAGGAAGAAGCAAAATACTGATGTGAAAGTTATGCAAGCAGGTGCAGAAACATCACCATCGGCACTAATAGGTGGTGGCAACTGGGCAACACTAAGAACAAATTTATCCGACTCATATCAAGTAAATCAAGACTATCAAGATGAACTAAAACTTAAAAGTATAGGTGGTGGTATAACTCATCTAGTAAATGATTATTTCAAGATAGATTTTGATATGAGTTACCTAAAAGAGGATAAAAAAAGCGAATATATAAGCAATAGCTATGCAAGTAATTATATTCAAGGTGGCAATAAAATAATGACAAGATATATGCCAGCTGAGCAAACTGATGATAACAAAAGAATCACTCTTGGTTCAGGGCTTACTTGGAATCCAAATGACAATCTAGAGCTTAGATACAATATATCTTATTCAAAATACGAAAAAGATAGGAAAGTATATACACCACTATGGGCTGAGCTTGGATATACCTCAAAAGAAGCATCATTATCAGGGCTTAACCTTTCAACAATCAAACACATAAACAATGACTTTTTAGCAACTTATTCTATAGATGAAAACAACAGAGTTTTAACGGGGCTAGATTATAGAATAACAGATGTGAAATCAACTGCTTATAATGTAGATGATAGAAAATACAAAGCTATTTTCGCTCAACACGAATATAGACCACTAGAAAAACTCAATCTAGTGTATGGTGCAAGATATGACAAAGATACTATAGGCGATGGTGAGACATCGTTTAGCTTGGGTGGTACTTATGATATAGCCTCAAATTCAAAACTAAAGGCAAATTATTCACAAGGATTTAGAACTCCTGATGATAGAGAGCTTTATGTGGATCAAACCAATCCAAATGGTCGAAAAATGCTAGGAGCTACCGTAATAGATACAACAGCAGGAAAGACAACCACTTGGGATTTGAAACCAGAAACAAGTGAAACAGTAGAGCTTGGATTTATCACAAAAGGGGATATTTGGAGCTTTGATGTAACTGCTTTTAAAACTGATATAAAAGATAGAATTTCACAAATGACAAAAGGTGTAGGAGCAACTCAATATCAAACATTTGAAAATGTATCAAAAAGTGAGATAAAAGGGTATGAAAGTAGTTTTGCGGTAAGTCCTAGAGATGATTTTATGGCAAAAGTAACTTATAGTGATATTGACGCAAAAAACAAAACAGACAACAAAAAAATAACAGGAACACCAGAAAATCTAGCTAGTTTGACACTTAGCTATTTCCCTAGAGGAGATATTGAACTAAGAAGTATCACAAAATATGTGGGTAAACAAACAAATAGCGATGATGAAAAAATAGGTGGTTTTAGTCTTACAAATGTGAAGGTGGTATATTCAAATGCTTTCAAAAATACAGACCTTTTTGCAGGGGTTGATAATGTGTTTGGCAAAACTATACCAGATGATTTGGGTGCTATAGAAAAATCAAACTATTATGTGGGGATGAAGTATAAATTTTAA
- a CDS encoding DUF4857 domain-containing protein: protein MFSSVIKKEWIKIKYFIYALALFGVVVIGYFWYNLNFEFATIEPKSMMWYRFAHLEQKPYFEFLYFFLLIGVMVSLTQFIPERVRNRIKIITHLPISLKKALIIHLGVGLFFIVIVCSILSVFIISIILFYYPVEILGVVVKDLFFFFLATLIVYFGISAAIIDKSPLVGGIKFFISILAIFTFFKLRFELLDLGFLFVIVVLFFVVLDSFYSIKEQRLSHLTFKIFAFLSLLFVLFSTLNLYQNKYSTSFTKYYIFYSPTLGEFVYQKNFGDHRFEYASQSGTKFDQKGYESTLPFVYWRDLEIQGLLPLDIDGMIYDKKTIQESRLSFGYEPKYLIKKELELYPLINPQTTLGMIRFPSEAIVFSDTKVRIYDSEHDHEEECKEEDLNEELQTLLRAYNVSLPIKQIYGKATNMKPYDLGYFIIDKNDRLFNLHRADYTLHLKELPSSPYMKIAHIEISENRQKLLAGYAIDEKNNFYIIDYETLEFKSVDLEGFDYKTMRLQLYSDPKYYLIRYDDGVSYHARVYDKEFNFIDGIVVK from the coding sequence ATGTTTAGTTCAGTTATAAAAAAAGAGTGGATAAAAATCAAGTATTTCATTTACGCTTTAGCACTTTTTGGTGTGGTAGTTATAGGATATTTTTGGTACAACCTCAACTTTGAGTTTGCTACAATAGAGCCAAAATCCATGATGTGGTATAGGTTTGCTCATCTTGAACAAAAGCCTTATTTTGAGTTTTTGTATTTTTTCTTGCTTATTGGTGTGATGGTTAGTTTGACTCAGTTTATACCTGAGAGGGTGCGAAATAGGATAAAAATCATCACACATCTTCCAATATCACTCAAAAAAGCATTGATTATACACCTTGGAGTTGGGTTATTTTTTATTGTTATTGTGTGTAGTATTTTGAGTGTATTTATTATAAGTATTATTCTTTTTTACTATCCTGTAGAGATATTAGGTGTTGTTGTCAAAGATTTATTTTTCTTTTTCTTGGCTACTTTGATAGTTTATTTTGGTATTAGTGCTGCTATTATTGACAAATCTCCTTTGGTTGGAGGGATTAAGTTTTTTATCTCTATTTTGGCTATTTTTACATTTTTCAAACTAAGATTTGAACTTTTGGATTTGGGATTCTTATTTGTTATAGTAGTGTTATTTTTTGTAGTGCTTGATAGCTTTTATAGTATCAAAGAGCAAAGGCTCTCTCATCTTACATTTAAGATTTTTGCATTTTTATCACTATTATTTGTCCTTTTTAGTACACTCAACTTATATCAAAACAAATATAGCACCTCGTTTACCAAATATTATATTTTTTATTCTCCGACACTTGGGGAGTTTGTATATCAAAAAAACTTTGGTGATCATAGATTTGAATACGCAAGTCAAAGTGGCACAAAGTTTGACCAAAAAGGCTATGAGTCAACTTTACCTTTTGTATATTGGAGAGATTTGGAGATACAAGGCTTGTTGCCACTTGATATTGATGGTATGATATATGATAAAAAAACCATCCAAGAAAGCCGTCTAAGCTTTGGTTATGAGCCAAAATACCTTATCAAAAAAGAGCTAGAACTCTATCCACTTATCAACCCACAAACTACCCTTGGAATGATAAGATTTCCATCTGAGGCGATAGTATTTAGTGATACAAAAGTAAGGATTTATGACTCAGAGCATGACCATGAAGAAGAATGTAAAGAAGAAGACCTAAATGAAGAGCTTCAAACACTCCTAAGAGCCTATAATGTAAGCTTACCAATCAAACAAATATACGGCAAAGCAACCAATATGAAACCATATGATTTAGGTTATTTTATAATAGACAAAAACGATAGATTATTCAACCTCCACAGAGCAGATTACACTCTACATCTCAAAGAACTACCATCATCACCTTATATGAAAATCGCTCACATAGAAATCAGCGAAAACAGACAAAAACTCCTAGCTGGATACGCAATAGATGAAAAAAACAATTTTTATATCATAGATTATGAAACTTTAGAGTTTAAGTCTGTGGATTTAGAAGGGTTTGATTATAAAACGATGAGATTGCAATTATACAGCGACCCAAAATATTACCTGATAAGATATGATGATGGTGTCAGCTATCACGCAAGAGTTTATGATAAAGAATTTAATTTTATTGATGGTATAGTGGTAAAATAG
- a CDS encoding DUF2892 domain-containing protein, translating to MTKNVGKIDKIARIAIGIVIILLGIMTGSWLGIIGLIPLATGIIGWCPLYCPLKINTCCKNDGCDVKKDS from the coding sequence ATGACAAAAAATGTAGGTAAAATCGACAAAATTGCAAGAATAGCAATAGGTATAGTAATTATTCTCTTAGGTATCATGACAGGAAGTTGGCTTGGTATTATAGGACTTATTCCTTTGGCGACTGGAATTATTGGATGGTGCCCGCTTTATTGCCCTTTGAAAATAAACACTTGCTGTAAAAACGACGGGTGTGATGTAAAGAAAGACTCTTAA